One window of Streptomyces sp. NBC_00273 genomic DNA carries:
- a CDS encoding MaoC/PaaZ C-terminal domain-containing protein: protein MNVGDTLPPLEIPVTRTLIVAGAIASRDYQDVHHDAALAQEKGSPDVFMNILTTNGLVGRYITDHLGPRAVLRKVAIRLGAPNYPGDTMTLTGTVTAATGTTIEIRVVGANGLGHHVTGTVTAQVPA from the coding sequence ATGAACGTCGGCGACACGCTGCCGCCACTGGAGATCCCGGTCACCCGCACGCTGATCGTCGCGGGCGCGATCGCCTCCCGCGACTACCAGGACGTGCACCACGACGCGGCCCTCGCGCAGGAGAAGGGTTCCCCGGACGTCTTCATGAACATCCTGACCACGAACGGCTTGGTCGGCCGCTACATCACCGACCACCTCGGGCCGCGCGCCGTCCTGCGCAAGGTGGCCATCCGCCTGGGCGCCCCCAACTACCCGGGCGACACGATGACCCTCACCGGCACCGTCACGGCCGCGACCGGGACCACCATCGAGATCCGGGTCGTCGGGGCCAACGGCCTCGGGCACCACGTCACGGGAACGGTCACCGCGCAGGTGCCGGCATGA
- a CDS encoding SigE family RNA polymerase sigma factor: MTTPVCTLASNPTSYPSFSAYVRTRGTVLMRTARSLTANPCDAEDLLQTALAKTYVAWDRIEDHRALDGYVRRTLVNTRTSQWRKRKVDEFACDELPESEAVSAGDPAEAQALRDAMWRAVTRLPDRQRAMVVLRYYEDLSEVQTAELLGVSVGTVKSAVSRALGKLREDPELTPVR, from the coding sequence ATGACCACGCCTGTGTGCACACTCGCCTCGAACCCGACGTCGTACCCGTCGTTCTCGGCGTACGTCCGGACCCGCGGCACGGTCCTGATGCGCACCGCGCGCTCCCTCACCGCCAACCCGTGCGATGCGGAGGACCTGCTCCAGACCGCCCTCGCGAAGACGTACGTGGCCTGGGACCGGATCGAGGACCACCGCGCTCTGGACGGCTACGTCCGTCGGACCCTCGTCAACACCCGTACCTCCCAGTGGCGCAAGCGCAAGGTCGACGAGTTCGCATGCGACGAGCTCCCGGAGTCCGAGGCGGTCTCGGCCGGAGACCCCGCCGAGGCGCAGGCGCTGCGCGACGCGATGTGGCGTGCGGTGACCCGGCTGCCCGACCGACAGCGGGCCATGGTCGTCCTGCGGTACTACGAGGACCTGAGCGAGGTGCAGACGGCGGAGCTGCTCGGGGTGTCGGTCGGCACGGTCAAGAGCGCGGTCTCCCGCGCGCTGGGCAAGCTCCGCGAGGACCCTGAGCTCACGCCGGTCCGGTGA
- a CDS encoding lipid-transfer protein yields MSVRTRDELGGRAAIVGIGATEFSKDSGRSELKLAVEAVHAALDDAGLTPADVDGMVTFTMDTSPEITVAQAAGIGDLSFFSRIHYGGGAACATVQQAALAVATGVAEVVVCYRAFNERSGRRFGSGVQQREPSAEGAALGWSLPWGLLTPASWVAMTAQRYLHTYNLTPEAFGHVAVTDRRHAANNPAAYFYGKPITLADHVASRWIVEPLRLLDCCQETDGGQAVVVTTTERARDLRHAPAVITAAAQGAGRRQEGMTSFYRDDLTGLPEMDVVARQLWRTSGLRPSDIDVGILYDHFTPFVLMQLEEFGFCAPGEAADFVAADALPLNTHGGQLGEAYLHGMNGIAEAVRQLRGTSVNQVARAAHALVTAGTGVPTSGLILGADG; encoded by the coding sequence ATGAGCGTCCGCACCCGCGACGAGCTCGGCGGCCGCGCCGCCATCGTCGGCATCGGAGCGACCGAGTTCTCCAAGGACTCCGGCCGCAGTGAGCTCAAGCTCGCGGTCGAGGCGGTGCACGCCGCCCTCGACGACGCCGGACTCACCCCCGCCGATGTCGACGGCATGGTCACCTTCACCATGGACACCAGCCCCGAGATCACCGTCGCCCAGGCGGCGGGCATCGGGGACCTGTCCTTCTTCTCCCGCATCCACTACGGCGGCGGCGCGGCCTGCGCCACCGTCCAGCAGGCCGCCCTCGCCGTCGCCACCGGGGTCGCGGAGGTCGTCGTCTGCTACCGCGCCTTCAACGAGCGCTCCGGGCGTCGCTTCGGCTCCGGGGTCCAGCAGCGGGAGCCCTCGGCGGAGGGGGCGGCGCTCGGCTGGTCGCTGCCCTGGGGGCTGCTGACCCCCGCCTCCTGGGTGGCCATGACCGCCCAGCGCTACCTGCACACCTACAACCTCACCCCCGAGGCATTCGGGCACGTCGCGGTCACCGACCGCCGGCACGCCGCGAACAACCCCGCCGCCTACTTCTACGGCAAGCCCATCACCCTCGCCGACCACGTCGCCTCGCGCTGGATCGTGGAGCCGCTGCGGCTGCTGGACTGCTGCCAGGAGACGGACGGCGGCCAGGCCGTCGTCGTCACCACGACCGAGCGCGCCCGGGACCTGAGACACGCGCCCGCCGTGATCACCGCGGCCGCGCAGGGCGCCGGGCGCCGCCAGGAGGGCATGACCTCCTTCTACCGTGACGACCTCACCGGGCTGCCGGAGATGGACGTGGTCGCCCGCCAGCTGTGGCGGACCAGTGGGCTGCGGCCCTCGGACATCGACGTCGGCATCCTCTACGACCACTTCACCCCCTTCGTGCTGATGCAGCTGGAGGAGTTCGGCTTCTGTGCGCCGGGCGAGGCCGCGGATTTCGTGGCTGCGGACGCGCTGCCGCTCAACACCCACGGCGGCCAGCTCGGAGAGGCGTACCTGCACGGGATGAACGGCATCGCCGAGGCCGTCCGCCAGCTGCGCGGCACCTCCGTCAACCAGGTCGCGCGGGCGGCGCACGCGCTCGTCACGGCCGGTACCGGGGTCCCGACCTCCGGTCTGATCCTCGGCGCCGACGGCTGA